One window of the Bos indicus isolate NIAB-ARS_2022 breed Sahiwal x Tharparkar chromosome 15, NIAB-ARS_B.indTharparkar_mat_pri_1.0, whole genome shotgun sequence genome contains the following:
- the ZNF215 gene encoding zinc finger protein 215 isoform X2 — MEADLITGKSQEPVKLEDVVVEFSKEEWGQLDPAVKNLYRHVMLENYRNLNSLHKEHLLSKPVETSKLESKKESWIMEQEIPRTAVFDRERISENQELVPKQRISGEESSHAVIMTRLTEGEHFPVDAWNSDDWLYRNQEPWDTNLPQEVFIPNIMYTEEGDFEYSENKVSADVKSVKSIFDTQQEIPMRKDSPKCDQLKTNFEFNLDSIGKQHSEYKCGSALSLSTDIQHPKSHTTVNFYKCYQCGKAFSRSSSLIRHQIIHTGERPYQCSECGRCFNRRSNLTKHQKIHAATKAWEGNQCGKAISEHEDSNKNPGLHSANNLYECVKCGKSFTRGSSLTRHQTIHTGEKPFKCKQCKKTFNRSSNLLKHQKIHT, encoded by the exons atggaagctGACTTAATAACAGGCAAATCCCAG GAACCAGTGAAATTAGAAGATGTGGTTGTGGAATTCAGCAAAGAAGAGTGGGGGCAACTGGACCCTGCTGTAAAGAACCTGTACAGGcatgtgatgctggagaactatAGGAACCTGAATTCACTGCATAAAG AGCATCTACTTTCCAAACCAGTTGAGACCTCCAAGTTGGAGAGTAAGAAAGAAAGTTGGATAATGGAGCAAGAAATCCCAAGAACAGCTGTTTTTG acagagagagaatttcagaaaatcagGAATTAGTCCCAAAACAGAGAATTTCTGGAGAAGAATCATCCCATGCAGTGATTATGACAAGATTGACCGAAGGTGAACATTTTCCTGTAGATGCCTGGAACAGTGATGACTGGTTATATAGGAATCAGGAACCCTGGGACACAAATTTGCCACAAGAAGTTTTCATTCCTAATATAATGTACACTGAGGAGGGAGACTttgaatatagtgaaaataaggtAAGCGCTGATGTTAAGTCAGTTAAGTCAATTTTTGATACACAACAGGAAATTCCTATGAGAAAGGATTCCCCAAAGTGTGATCAGCTTAAAACTAACTTTGAATTTAATTTAGACTCAATAGGTAAGCAGCATTCAGAATATAAGTGTGGGAGTGCCTTGAGCCTGAGTACAGATATTCAGCACCCCAAAAGTCATACCACCGTGAATTTCTATAAATGTTATCAGTGTGGAAAGGCCTTCAGCCGCAGTTCATCACTCATTCGACATCAGATCATTCACACAGGAGAGAGACCCTATCAATGCAGTGAATGTGGAAGATGCTTCAACCGACGTTCAAACCTTACAAAGCATCAAAAAATTCACGCTGCAACAAAAGCCTGGGAAGGCAATCAATGTGGAAAAGCCATCAGTGAGCATGAAGACAGTAATAAAAATCCAGGACTCCATTCTGCAAATAATCTCTATGAATGTGTTaagtgtggaaaatccttcaCCCGTGGCTCCTCACTTACTCGACATCAAACaattcatacaggagagaaaccatTCAAATGTAAGCAATGTAAGAAAACCTTTAACAGAAGTTCAAACCTGCTTAAACACCAAAAAATTCATACTTGA